A window from Mogibacterium neglectum encodes these proteins:
- a CDS encoding VirB6/TrbL-like conjugal transfer protein, CD1112 family has translation MFGIFDKIEEFFKELLLGGIQANLESMFLDINDKVGAVATDVGKTPMGWNGDVFAFIKSINDSVIIPIAGLIITAVLCIELINMVMQKNNMHDTDTFEFFKYIIKMWIAVWLVSHAFEFSMAVFDVAQHMVNKAAGVINTSATVSGDQIVAMMDTLKEKGLGELVMILFETSLIKVAIQVISVVIMLVVYGRMFEIYVYSSVSAIPFATMGNKEWGQIGTNYIKGLFALGLQGLFLMVCLGIYAVLVKTIKITDIHTSTMTILGYAVLLGLMMLKSGTLAKSILNAH, from the coding sequence ATGTTTGGAATATTCGACAAGATAGAAGAATTCTTTAAGGAGCTTCTACTGGGCGGTATCCAAGCAAACTTAGAGTCCATGTTTCTTGATATCAACGACAAAGTTGGTGCGGTTGCAACAGATGTAGGTAAAACGCCTATGGGGTGGAACGGAGATGTATTTGCCTTTATCAAAAGCATTAACGATTCCGTTATCATTCCAATAGCGGGACTAATCATCACAGCAGTTCTTTGTATTGAGCTTATCAATATGGTAATGCAAAAGAACAATATGCACGATACAGATACCTTTGAATTTTTCAAGTACATCATCAAGATGTGGATTGCTGTATGGTTAGTATCCCATGCCTTTGAGTTTTCGATGGCGGTTTTTGATGTGGCACAGCACATGGTAAATAAGGCGGCAGGGGTGATAAATACCTCTGCCACCGTTTCCGGAGATCAGATAGTAGCAATGATGGATACCCTAAAAGAAAAGGGGCTTGGAGAACTTGTCATGATTCTCTTTGAAACCTCACTCATCAAGGTTGCTATACAGGTAATATCCGTTGTGATTATGCTTGTAGTTTACGGAAGAATGTTTGAGATTTATGTTTACTCATCGGTTTCAGCCATTCCATTTGCCACAATGGGAAATAAGGAGTGGGGACAGATTGGAACAAACTACATCAAAGGACTATTTGCACTTGGACTACAAGGACTCTTTTTAATGGTTTGTCTTGGAATTTACGCAGTTTTAGTTAAGACGATTAAGATAACAGATATACACACAAGTACAATGACGATACTTGGCTATGCGGTTTTGCTGGGGTTAATGATGCTAAAGAGCGGAACATTGGCCAAAAGCATATTAAATGCACACTAA
- a CDS encoding conjugal transfer protein: MNKRKTIFTAVVIGAGIMAIIDRIRLHNKVKELEERTDDIGRCHNDFCLMQERYNKSTNEQIESIQEEIGSVYEHFEELSKGKEDGR; encoded by the coding sequence ATGAATAAAAGAAAAACAATATTTACAGCAGTAGTAATTGGAGCAGGTATTATGGCGATAATTGATAGAATCAGGCTTCATAACAAGGTAAAAGAATTGGAAGAAAGAACAGATGACATCGGTCGCTGCCATAATGATTTTTGCTTAATGCAGGAAAGATATAACAAAAGTACGAATGAACAGATAGAGAGTATTCAGGAAGAAATCGGCTCTGTATATGAACACTTTGAGGAGCTGTCAAAGGGTAAAGAAGATGGGAGGTAA
- a CDS encoding PrgI family protein, with product MAYVPIPKDLNRVKTKVAFNLTKRQLIGFTLAGLVGIPVYLFIRKFVPNDIAVIFLIVSTLPIFFITLFEKDGLTFEKYFKHIYLHKFYQPKKRVRKEVYLEQEKKNSANKTHAKRKGIEKSKAGLKEK from the coding sequence ATGGCATATGTACCAATCCCTAAAGACTTAAATAGGGTAAAGACAAAGGTTGCTTTTAACCTAACGAAAAGGCAGCTCATAGGCTTCACACTTGCAGGACTGGTTGGAATACCAGTCTATTTATTTATAAGGAAGTTTGTGCCAAATGACATAGCTGTCATATTCCTTATCGTATCCACGCTTCCTATCTTTTTCATCACACTATTTGAAAAGGACGGACTGACCTTTGAGAAATATTTTAAGCACATCTACCTTCATAAGTTTTATCAGCCAAAAAAGAGAGTGAGAAAGGAGGTTTACCTTGAACAAGAAAAGAAAAATTCAGCAAATAAAACTCATGCAAAACGAAAAGGCATTGAGAAGTCAAAAGCGGGACTTAAAGAAAAGTAA